Genomic window (Tamandua tetradactyla isolate mTamTet1 chromosome 3, mTamTet1.pri, whole genome shotgun sequence):
TGATGCTCCACAGGCTCAGCCCCAGGAGTGTACGGCAACCGGGGGTCACAGGGGGCCAGGCCCAGGCAGGGCAGAGGCTGGAGCCTAGCCCCAGCCCTCCAGGGGCCTCGGCTGGCCCTGGGTCCCCACGGTGTCCCACCTACCCTACAGGCGTCCTGCCCCGCCTGTGCCTGGCCTGGGTCCCTTGGCTTTTCTCAGGTCACCTCCTGCAGAACACTGCCTCGGGGCTGGGAGGGCCGTGCCCTCTCATCCGGGTCTCACTGCCTCCGGGGTGGTTGCAGAGGGTCCACGGAGGCAGCAGGGGGCCTGGGAGCACAGCCTTGGCAGAGGGGCCCTGCCCAGTGGGGCAGCCCCGGGCCTGAGCAGGGATGCCTCGGGGCCCTGCATCCCCCTGGGTCCCAGCTGGCGGGCTCTCGCGATGGCCTCGCTGCATGGCCTTGGCCTGTGCGCTGCCCCTGGAAGGGGCTGCCGCTGTCCTGCTCCCTGCTGAGACCCAGTGGCTTCTCCCCAGAGCCATGAAAGACGTTGGTGACTATGTCGGGTCCAACCTGGAGATCTCCTGGCTCCCAAACCTGGACGGCCTGGTTGAGGGCTACGCCCGGAACTTCCGGCCAGGCATCGGAGGTGAGGCGGGAGGCACTGGCCACCAGGCCTGCTAGTCCTCCGAGGGCTCAGCCTGAGTCGGCCAGGGGTGACTGCTGGGACAGCAGTGATTGCCAGCGAGGGAGGGGTCGCGCCCCTGCCAGTCCCCCCGGCTCCCACCGCGGGCTGGGGTGTGGGGTGCCGGGGCCCGGCCGCTGCCCAGCCCCTCCGGCCCCTCCCTCCCGCAGGCCCCCCTGTGAATGTGGCTCTTGCCATCGAGGTGGCCAGTATCGACCACATCTCGGAGGTGAACATGGTAGGTGCTGcgccccctgcccagccccctccccGGGGACAGTGCGGACACTGACGGCCTCGCGCCCCTCGCCCCCCACAGGAGTACACCATGACCGTGTTCCTGCACCAGAGCTGGAGGGACAGCAGGTTGGCCTACAACCACACCAACGAGACCCTGGGTCTGGACAGCCGCTTTGTGGACAAGCTCTGGCTGCCGGACACCTTCATTGTCAACGCCAAGTCGGCCTGGTTCCATGACGTCACAGTGGAGAACAAGCTCATCCGCCTGCAGCCTGACGGCGTGATTCTGTACAGCATCAGGTGAGCTGGGGTTGCGGGCAGAGCTGCCCAGGCCCCCGCCGGGCATAGGCTCTCCAAGGAGAGAGCCCACCGAGCATGCTTCTGCAGGAGCTGGGTGGCACACTGGAGGCAGGAGGCTATTTATACCCTCCTGGCAGCCAGCAGCTGCTTGTGACGCATCAGTGCCAGGGGTTGCCAACTGGAAGCCGATAGCCTGGTTTTCCGGTCTACAATGTGCCTTAAAAAAATAACAGCGAAATTCAGTAATATAAgattaaccattttaaagcatACGACTTAGTGGCATTTAGTACTTTAATGACACGGTGCAACCACCATCTCCATCTAGTTCCAAGATATTTTTATCACCTCCGTCAGCGGGAGACCTAGAAACTGAGCCTCACTCCTGGTGACCCCATCAGTGGGTGACCTGGCCTTCTTCCTTGGGGTCAGGTGCTGGGAGTCTTGGGCCACTACCTCCCTTCATTGGCCACTGACTTAGTCATATAGTCAGGCATTTTCagggatgaaaaaaaatgaatggaatcCAGTTCTTGACAGTCCTGAAGAAAGGGTTGGCCGCGGTGCTCAGGTCTTATGCAGATGCCCGACACCTGCGAACAAGGCCTGAGTGGTCACCAGGTGCTGGCCTTTCCGGCCCGTGGGTAGCCCCTatggcctggggcaggggcatCTCTGTGGAGCTGAGCAACATCTTGTCTGGGCAGAATCACCTCCACGGTGGCCTGTGACATGGACCTGGCCAAGTACCCCATGGATGAGCAGGAGTGCATGCTGGACCTGGAGAGCTGTGAgtccctggggctggggggtCTGGGGGGGGGCAGCTCCCTCCGGGAGGGGAGCGCCAGCTTCCCCAGTGACCTTGGTGAGGGAGGGCAGCGGACTCAGCCTGCGCTGTCTGCCCCTGGCCTGCCCCAGCTCCAGGAGTGTGGGAAGCTGGGACAGGGTTTCCTCTTGGGCAGGAAGGGAAGTGGCTGGGAGGCCTGGGGCAGCGGGCGGTCGGGCCCAGGCATGGCAGGAGCTGCCTCGGTCAGTTGTTCCAGTCGTGGCAATCCGTGGAGGTCAGCTGGCAGCAGTGACCTGCACTTCAGACCTCCAGATGTGGTCCCCGAGACGGGGTGCCTTGGTCCTGCAGGGGCTCCAGCCTCTCCCTAGTGGGTCAGCCTTGCCCTTGGGCTCCCAGCCAGAGGATGCCCCTGCTGGGGGCTGAGAGGGACTCTGGGGGGCACACAGCGCTACTGCTTAGCCCTCTGGCCCAACGGGGGCTCTCCTGCAGACGGCTACTCCTCCGAGGACGTTGTCTATTACTGGTCGGAAAACCAGGAGCAGATCCATGGGCTGGACAAGCTGCAGCTGGCTCAGTTCACCCTCACCAGCTTCCACTTCGGCACCGAGCTGATGAACTTCAAGTCAGGTAGCGCAGCCTCTTCCCGAGCTCGTGGGGGGTGGGTTCCAGGGCCACCCTCGGGGACTTGCCCATCAGCTCAGGCTGGAGGAGGGCCCCGAGGTGAGGTGTGACCCGTTTCCCCGGCTTTTCCCATGGTCCCGGGCCTTTCCCTAGGGGCTGGCAATGCTCTGGGCGTGTGGAACTCGCGGGGGTTGCAGGTCTTCTGAAGGGGGGAGCCCCTCAGCTCCAGAATGGCAGGGCTGGTTgtccagcccccccacccccgttccCGTCCCCAGCCTCTCCTGCCCACCCCTTGGCCCTGGCTCCTTCCTGGGCACGGAGGAGGGGTCTGGAGGGAGGAGGCTGAGTCAGTCGCCCTGGGCCAGCTCAGTGAACTGGAGGCCGCAGCCGTGCCGGAACCTTCCAGGGGACCCCTGCCCGTGAGGCCGCGTGCCCCCTCCTTGAGCCCCCCCATGGCGGGAGGGTGGGTCCGCATGCGGGGGTCTGGGGGGGGGCGCGGGGGCAGGGCCGGGCCTCACCTCCGCCCCCACAGCCGGCCAGTTCCCGCGGCTCAGCCTGCACTTCCGCCTCCGGAGGAACCGCGGCGTCTACATCATCCAGTCCTACATGCCGTCCGTGCTCCTGGTGGCCATGTCCTGGCTCTCCTTCTGGATCAGCCAGGCCGCAGTGCCCGCCAGGGTGTCTCTGGGTACGCggcagggcagggggctgggCGGGAGGGGGGAGGCCCTGGAGCTGCAGCCCCACCCACCTCCGGCCCCGCCCCCTGAGGCCCCGCCCCTCTGAGGCCCTGCCCCCCTGGGGCCTCGCCAGGGCTGCGGGGAGGGGCCTGCCGGCCGCCGGGGCTGGGGCGTGGGGGCCGCACCCGACGGCGCCCTCCACCCCGCAGGGATCACCACGGTGCTCACCATGACGACGCTGATGGTCAGTGCCCGCTCGTCCCTCCCGCGGGCGTCGGCCATCAAGGCCCTGGACGTGTACTTCTGGATCTGCTACGTCTTCGTGTTCGCGGCGCTGGTGGAGTACGCCTTCGCCCACTTCAACGCCGATTACAGGAAGAAGCGCAAGGCCAAGGTCAAGGGCGCCGAGCGCCCGGCCGAGGTGAGGCCCGGCTTTCCCGGGGCCCTTCCCGGGGAGCTCCCGGTGGCCTTGCCGGGGGCGCCGAGGGGGGCAGGGCCCCGGGTAGGGTGCAGCCCGGGCGGGACACTCAGGCCCCGCCACCCGCAGGTGGACGTGAAGAATGCCATCGTGCTGTTCTCGCTCTCCGCGGCCGGCGTCCACCAGCAACTGGCCGTCTCCAGGCGGCCCGGCCGCGTCCCCGGCAACCTCATGGGCTCCTACAGGTCAGTGGAGGTGGAGACCCGGACGCCAGCGGGGACCCGCCTGGGGGGCCGAGGGGGCCTCCGTGCGTTCTTCAAGCCCATTGACGCCGACACCATCGACATGTATGCCCGGGCCGTGTTCCCCGTGGCCTTCGCGGCGGTCAACATCGTCTACTGGGCGGCCTACACCCTGTGAGCCGAAGCAGGGCACGCCCCCGAGGGCGCTTCCAAGGGGGTGGGAGCTACTCGGGAGAGGACCTGGGAAGGATGTGCAGGGTCCGCGGATGGCAAAGCGGGGGGGGGATACAGCCTCCATGGGCCAAGAGCCGCCAGATtctgccccccaaccccaccccgcCCCGACCCCGGCCCCGGTGGCAGACCTCAG
Coding sequences:
- the LOC143677471 gene encoding gamma-aminobutyric acid receptor subunit delta; the protein is MDAPAWLLVPLLLLCAQQHPGTRAMKDVGDYVGSNLEISWLPNLDGLVEGYARNFRPGIGGPPVNVALAIEVASIDHISEVNMEYTMTVFLHQSWRDSRLAYNHTNETLGLDSRFVDKLWLPDTFIVNAKSAWFHDVTVENKLIRLQPDGVILYSIRITSTVACDMDLAKYPMDEQECMLDLESYGYSSEDVVYYWSENQEQIHGLDKLQLAQFTLTSFHFGTELMNFKSAGQFPRLSLHFRLRRNRGVYIIQSYMPSVLLVAMSWLSFWISQAAVPARVSLGITTVLTMTTLMVSARSSLPRASAIKALDVYFWICYVFVFAALVEYAFAHFNADYRKKRKAKVKGAERPAEVDVKNAIVLFSLSAAGVHQQLAVSRRPGRVPGNLMGSYRSVEVETRTPAGTRLGGRGGLRAFFKPIDADTIDMYARAVFPVAFAAVNIVYWAAYTL